Part of the uncultured Desulfobacter sp. genome, TTGGATCTGCGGGACTGCGCTGTCTGTCCGTCCTTGCACCTGTCGACGCACAGCCTGCGGTCCGCTGGAACAACAAAGTCTATGTGGCCTTTGGATTTCACGGGAATCTATACCACTCATTTCGCGGGGACACCAACGATGAAAACGGATTCGGCAAGGATATCCGAATTATCCGGCATATCCTTGCCACCCTGGACCGGTTTAATGATCAGGGTGTGCCGGTCAGGGCGTCCTGGGAATTTGACAATCATTTTTCCCTGGAACACCTCTTACCAAAGTATGCTCCGGATATCATCAAGAACGTGAAACGCCGGGTGGCCCAAGGACGGGACGAGGTGATGCTGATGTCCTACAACAACGGGCTTGCATCCGCCATGACCCGGCAGGAGTTCACCGATGCGGTGAACTGGTCCATATCCAATCCCTGGGGCAGCGGGGTAAAAGATGTTTTCGGCAGTTACAGCCCCATTGTCCGTCCCCAGGAGATGATGACCACCCCTGGAAATTTTGAAATCTATAAACAATCGGGCGTCAAGGCCGTATCACTGTACTATAGTGCCACCCCCTTTGATACCTTCCGGGTATTTTCCAGAAAACTGACCCGGGAAGAGGCCCACAATCCCCTGACCTATAAAAACGATCAGACCGGTGAAGAAATCCTGGTGATTCCCACCTACAACATCGGAGACCTGGTTGAAAACGTCAGCCTGGGCCAGTGGGTCCGCAACCTTCACCGGATGCAGCACCAGGGGGAGATTCGCCGGGATGTACTGGTCTTTATCAACTTTGATGCGGATTCCGAATTCTGGACCGGGGCGGACCGGCTGAAATGGCCCCTGAACCGACTGCCCAATACCAGAGGTCTTGAAGGACTCATCAAAGAGGTGCAGGATCTTAATTACGTCAGGTTCACCACCGTTAACGACTATCTTGCGGACCACGGTCCTGCCGGCACAGTCTCATTTAGCCAGGATACGGCTGACGGCAGTTTTGACGGCTATAATTCCTGGTCGGAAAAACGGGCAGCAACGGATCATTGGACCCGGATTGTCGAAGCCAGACGCATCCACAGCACGGCTGAAAAATGTATTTCCCTGCTCAGGAACCCAGATTTCGAATCCCGGCTCCGTCCCCTGATGGACAAGGCCTATCTTCTGAGGCTGACGGCGTTATCCACCACCAATTTTGGCATGGCCACTCCTTATGTGGCCCCCCAGCGCCGCCAGGCCATGGAAAAAAGTTTAAACCAAATGGACCGTCTGGGCGATCAAATCGAGGCGGCCATTCACCATGCCGTTCAAAAAAAACTGGTGACTTCGCCTGTGCCTGCCGGGCACAAGGTCTTGGAAAATCTGCTTCTGATAGGTTCGGCAACAGACCACGCCCCCCCCCTAGGAAACCGTTTTGTCATACTTGGGGAGAAGAGGGCAAAGGGCACTGCCGGCAAAAGGCTTTACCTGACGGCACAGAACAACAGGACCTATCCACTGATCCTTGTCCCGGGCACCACAGACGGACGATTTTACATTTCAGGGGATCACCCGGCACCGGACGGCCTTTATACCCTAACCCAGGGACCTGGACCTGGGGGCTTGGACAAGGCGTTGAAGGTCAGTAAATCCCAAGCAGTTACCATGCTGAAAAACCGAAATATTACATTGGAATTCGACCGAACCGGTGCATTATCAGATCTCATCTGGAACGGCAGGCAGATGCTCGCGTCCGGAAGCCTGATGCCCTACATTCGCTATGGGGGCATGAAAAAATCTCCCGGAACATTGACTGCCGATACAGCCCAAAATGATCGTACCGCTGTGGTCAAGATGACCGGAGAATGGACAGGACCGGAAGACCGAACCCTGTCAATGGGATCAGTCAACTATACCTTCAGCCTGGTGGAAGACCTGCCCTATCTGTTTGTCCAGGGGGAAGTCCGGTATCCTGCCACGGTCAACACGGACCTGATCAAGGCTGATGTCCAGAGACTGTCTGTCCCAACAGACCTGGAATGGCAGGAGGTTGCACCCCTTGAGCTGCGCCTGGAAGCCGGCGCCACGAAGCGCCAGCCCATACGTATCTTAAAGCATAACTACCTCGGGATTAATTCCGCCTATGACCTTGATTACTTCAGACATTCAGAGGAAAATCTGGACCTGGACAACGTAAATAACCATATCACTGCCGGATATGTAGGGGTGGCGGCAGGCAACCAGGGAGTGGCCCTGAGTATGGACCAGGCGGTTGCGGCCAACTTTGCCGGTGCCCCGGTCAAGGTGAAATATGACAGAAAAAAAGATGAATTCAATGCAGAGATAAATCCCTTCGGGTCTTATCACGGCAAACAGAATCGCCGACCCACCTGGGGAAACGGACAGGGTCACGAGGCCTCCCTGATCTCGGGCGAACAATATCACAGTGCTGCGCCGACCTATAACGGTACCACCAGTCGATTCGCCCTGATGATCGGTTTCTTTGACGGAGACCATATCCCGGAGCAAATGAAACACATGCTGGATACCCATGCCAATCCGGCCAGGATATACGGTATGAACAGCTTGTCAGGCGTAACAGAAAACAAAGCGGCTGCACCCGTGACATACAAAGCGTCCATCGACGGGGACCGGGTCACCTTTTCCTGGGAAAAAAACAACCCCGATGCAACGGGATATATCCTGCGCATCGGCAGTCAACCAGGCCGTTACACACAAGCCTTTAAGACCAAGGAAACCCGCCTGACCCTTGGCGGCCTGTCAGCTGACACGCCCTTTGAGGTCGGACAGCGATATTATGCCGTGATTGAAACCATTATCTCCGGCCAGGACACCCCGGTCAGAACCGACGAATTCAGCCTGGATATCCGTTCATCCAACCGAATTTCAGCCCAGGCAAAAATTCCCTGGCGCTTTCCGCTAAAGGTGATCTGGGCCAATGTGATGGCCTTTTGGGGCGTGTAATCAGATCCCGCAACTGGAATGATTCCTCACCGCTGCACCTGAGTATTTTCTTATCGCCTTCACACTTTCTTCACAATAGCGATGGTATGGTACCCCACAACTTATGAATCCATAATAGTGGGGTACAATACGCCATGGCACGTATACCTGTTAAATCTGCCGGAACACGGTTCATGATCGTGTTTCAATTATCCTTGATTTCCATAATCTGTTTTGCACTGATGCGGGGGGTGCTGCTGGTTCGCGCCTGGCCCCACGTGGATCGTTTTTCGTCGGTCTGGCTTTACATTTTCGGCCAGGGGTTGATTTATGACATTGCGTTTGTCGGTTATTTTTACATTCCATTTGTCCTATTCCTTCTTGTACTGCCCAACAGATGGTTAATCAACTCACGCGCCATAAAATATCTGATCCAGGGTGGTGTTTTTCTGATTCTTTATGGTCTTGGTTTTTCCATGGTGGCTGAATGGTATTTCTGGAGCGAATTCGGGGTGCGGTTCAATTTTATCTCCGTGGACTACCTCGTATACAGACGGGAGGTGACCGACAATATTCTGCAATCCTATCCGGTCTTTACCATCTTAGGGATTCTATTAATCCTCACAGGCATCGTGTTTTATTTTCTTCACCCTGCAATTTTAAAAAATCTGCGCCGAACGGAAACCTTAAAAAAACGAATGGTCATTGCAGGCACCCTGCTCATGCTGCCCTTGTTGTCATTTTGCCTGCTTGATCAATCCCGGCGCAATGTTTCCGGCAACAACTATGTCAATGAACTTGCGTCCAACGGTCCTTACCAGCTGTTTGCCGCATTCCGGAATAACCGGCTGGATTACCGGCAGTTTTATGTCACCGGCAACGATGATGATCTGTCAGCCCGATTAAAAAAAGAGGTAATAACAGAGGACAGGCATCCCCAAAAAGCAGACTATGATATTGGCAGATACATCAAGGCACAAGGTCCCGCCAACAAACTCAATGTCATGTTGATAACCGTTGAAAGCTTAAGCGCCAAATATTTAACCCGGTTCGGACAGCCACAAAATATTTCCCCTTTCATGGACAAGTGGTTTCAACAGGGAATGCTGTTTACCAATTTTTATGCGACGGGTACCCGGACGACCAGGGGGCTGGAGGCCATTACCCTGTCCATCCCCCCTACCCCAGGCAGATCCATTGTCAAACGACCGGATAACAGCTATATGTACAGCCTTGGAAAAGTATTCAAGGATTTGGGGTACGACACGGCGTTTCTCTACGGCGGGCGGGGCTTTTTTGATAACATGAACGCCTTTTTTGGAGGGAACGGCTATCGCATCGTGGATGAGCCCTGTCTGGACAGCCGGGAAATCACATTTAAAAACGCCTGGGGGGTATGCGACGAGGATATCTTCAACCGGGCCATTCGCGAGGCCGACCAGTCATACACGGCACAAAAACCCTTTTTCTTTCATATCATGACCACAAGCAACCACCAGCCGTTTACCTTCCCCGAAGGCAAAATTGATCTGACACCCGGCGAAGGCCGGGGCGGCAGCGGACGGTCCGGCGGTGTGAAATATACCGATTATGCCCTGGGCCAGTTAATGACACAGGCAAAAAAACAGCCTTGGTTTGATGACACCGTATTTATTGTTGTGGCGGATCACTGTGCCGGCAGTGCCGGGAAAGTCGGGCTGCCTGTCAAGAAATACCATATCCCGCTCTTTATCTATTCGCCAAAGCATATCCCGGCAAAAGAGGTGGATGCCCTGGCAAGTCAGATTGATCTGGCCCCCACCCTTCTATCCTTATTGAACATATCCTACGACAGTTTCTTTTTCGGCAAGGACATATTATCGCCTGATTTTAAAGGCCGTGCCCTGATCGCCAATTACCAGAAACTTGGGCTGCTCACTAACGAAGAGCTTTTGTTTTTGTCTCCGGGAAAACAAATCAATCGGATGGACCTGGCCCAGGAAGATACAGTGCTTGAAAAGGTATCCAAGGGTTATCCCGGCGTCAAAGATTTAATGGCATATTATCAGGGTGCGGATTATGTGTTCACCCACCGGCTGAATCGATGGCCGAGAACATTTAAAGATCCGGCACTAAGCAAAGGTCCGTCTATGGACCAAGACATAAAGAAAACACCCGACCAGAGACGGTTGGCTGGATGTTTGCTGTATTATATTTTATGTTCCGACAGAACTTAAATCGCCCCACATCATTTCCAACATAAAATTTGTCATTTACCCGCTATCCGGTTATTCTCAAACACATAAGACCTCTATGGAAAAATCTTGGCATGCATATATTAATAGTTGACGATAATACAGGGCTGTTGGATCAGCTGAAAACAGCCTTAACAAATAAACGGTACATCGTGGATGTTGCCGAAGACGGCGAGCAGGCATTAGACAAGATATTTGACGTTCCCTATGACCTTATTCTCCTGGATATCATGCTCCCCCGAATGGACGGGTTGAGTGTACTCAAAGAGATCCGTAAAGCCGGAATGGACATGCCTATTCTCATGCTGACCGCAAGAAGTGATGTTCAGGACAGGGTCAAAGGGCTGGATTACGGCGCGGATGATTACCTTGCAAAACCCTTTTCCATGGCGGAACTCATGGCCCGGATCAGGGCAATGCTGCGAAGGAAAGGAAACAGAAACCCGATACTTGAAGTGGGCACGGTGAGCCTGGATACGGTGAAACGCATTGTCTTTTCAAATGGCGAACAGATCCATTTAACTGCTAAAGAATTCTCGATCCTTGAATTCCTTTTGCACAACAAGGGCAGCGTCGTGTCACGCTTCAATCTTGCCGAGCATATCTGGGGGGAGGAGTTTGATCCCTTTTCCATGTCCAATTACGTGGATGTCCATATTAAAAATCTTAGAAAAAAACTGACAAATCACGCGGATGAGCCGGTCATAAAAACCATCCGGGGCATCGGATTCATCATTGACGAACCGGCATGAAGATCCGAAAAAAAATAACCATCTGGATTTCCGGAGCGGCCCTATTTTCCACCCTGGCGTTTTCATCTGTCATCTTTTTTCAACTCACCCAGGAACCGTTCAAGCTGATCGACAAGGAGCTTTTGCATATGGCAACGGTCCTGGCCCAAAGGATCGAAGAAAATACCAATGGGCAAAAGAATGTAAACCTGAACGATATGCCGTATGATCCCGACGACTACTGGATTCTGGCCGTAGATGGTCGAAAAAAGGTGCATTACCGGTCAAAACTGACAGAATATACCGAGTTGTCCATCCCACCCGGTAAAACAAATTTTCTCACCGAAAAACATATCCCAAGATCCCGTATCTGGTTGAAACAGGATCGAGACGATGACGTCATGTTCAGGGTAATGGTCGTCTCCAAAAAGATAAACGGCCGCATTTTTGAAATCCGCATTGCAAAACCCATTGAAGACTATGAGGAAGAGTTAATCCGGTTAGGCATTACCCTTGGGGGCAGTCTTTTTCTTTGTGCCGTGGGTATTTTTATTCTGAGCTATATGCTGGCAGGCAGAATATTAAGGCCGATTTCAGCCATCATACATCAATCCAGGGAGATCAGTGACAAATCATTGGACAAACGGATTCCCCTGGGCAAGACCAAGGATGAACTTTATGAATTATCTGTGGCATTAAATAAGATGTTCGACAGAATCCAACACTCGTTTCTGCGCCAAAAAGAATTCATCGGCAATGCATCCCACGAGTTAAAAAGCCCCATCACCCTTTTGATGCTGGCCCAGGAGGAGATGCTGATCAATGAACATTTGTCTTTGCCGGCACAGGAGAACCTGATCAAACAACTTGAAACAAGCCGCCGCATGAGCCATCTGGTTAAAAATCTGTTGGACCTGTCCAGGATGGAACAGCAAGATCAATTGCACACTCA contains:
- a CDS encoding LTA synthase family protein; the protein is MARIPVKSAGTRFMIVFQLSLISIICFALMRGVLLVRAWPHVDRFSSVWLYIFGQGLIYDIAFVGYFYIPFVLFLLVLPNRWLINSRAIKYLIQGGVFLILYGLGFSMVAEWYFWSEFGVRFNFISVDYLVYRREVTDNILQSYPVFTILGILLILTGIVFYFLHPAILKNLRRTETLKKRMVIAGTLLMLPLLSFCLLDQSRRNVSGNNYVNELASNGPYQLFAAFRNNRLDYRQFYVTGNDDDLSARLKKEVITEDRHPQKADYDIGRYIKAQGPANKLNVMLITVESLSAKYLTRFGQPQNISPFMDKWFQQGMLFTNFYATGTRTTRGLEAITLSIPPTPGRSIVKRPDNSYMYSLGKVFKDLGYDTAFLYGGRGFFDNMNAFFGGNGYRIVDEPCLDSREITFKNAWGVCDEDIFNRAIREADQSYTAQKPFFFHIMTTSNHQPFTFPEGKIDLTPGEGRGGSGRSGGVKYTDYALGQLMTQAKKQPWFDDTVFIVVADHCAGSAGKVGLPVKKYHIPLFIYSPKHIPAKEVDALASQIDLAPTLLSLLNISYDSFFFGKDILSPDFKGRALIANYQKLGLLTNEELLFLSPGKQINRMDLAQEDTVLEKVSKGYPGVKDLMAYYQGADYVFTHRLNRWPRTFKDPALSKGPSMDQDIKKTPDQRRLAGCLLYYILCSDRT
- a CDS encoding response regulator transcription factor, encoding MHILIVDDNTGLLDQLKTALTNKRYIVDVAEDGEQALDKIFDVPYDLILLDIMLPRMDGLSVLKEIRKAGMDMPILMLTARSDVQDRVKGLDYGADDYLAKPFSMAELMARIRAMLRRKGNRNPILEVGTVSLDTVKRIVFSNGEQIHLTAKEFSILEFLLHNKGSVVSRFNLAEHIWGEEFDPFSMSNYVDVHIKNLRKKLTNHADEPVIKTIRGIGFIIDEPA
- a CDS encoding ATP-binding protein yields the protein MKIRKKITIWISGAALFSTLAFSSVIFFQLTQEPFKLIDKELLHMATVLAQRIEENTNGQKNVNLNDMPYDPDDYWILAVDGRKKVHYRSKLTEYTELSIPPGKTNFLTEKHIPRSRIWLKQDRDDDVMFRVMVVSKKINGRIFEIRIAKPIEDYEEELIRLGITLGGSLFLCAVGIFILSYMLAGRILRPISAIIHQSREISDKSLDKRIPLGKTKDELYELSVALNKMFDRIQHSFLRQKEFIGNASHELKSPITLLMLAQEEMLINEHLSLPAQENLIKQLETSRRMSHLVKNLLDLSRMEQQDQLHTQKIDLSELLNRVFDDYADVLAEKQIQVEKKIDVPCLIMGDPEKLFRLFVNLIDNAIRYNLSEKGVIKINLAQSRTVARIEILNTGAKIPDPDLPRLFEQFYRVEKSRSQALGGSGLGLAIARKIISLHHGTIIIRNARGRMIQTLVELPFGF